Proteins encoded by one window of Thalassoroseus pseudoceratinae:
- the ispD gene encoding 2-C-methyl-D-erythritol 4-phosphate cytidylyltransferase codes for MSKFAVILPAAGRSTRFRMQNRKKTFVELKGRPVWVRSAEHFANREDVSQTLVVVSPDDKDWFREKFRPHLAFMDVQIVEGGAERADSVQNALAQVKADTEFVAVHDAARPLLVKTWIDAIFQAATENGAAIPAVRVSSTLKRGESNNNTHTITETVPRENLWYAQTPQVFRRELLLEAYAKRGDFVPTDEASLVERLGHAVTLVEGSPMNLKITTQEDFRIAEALLDVLPKEKSLKNLHPFQDERLDFFS; via the coding sequence ATGTCCAAATTCGCTGTCATTTTGCCCGCCGCCGGTCGCAGCACACGCTTTCGGATGCAGAATCGCAAGAAAACTTTCGTGGAACTCAAGGGCCGCCCCGTCTGGGTGCGGTCGGCGGAGCACTTTGCAAATCGCGAAGATGTCTCGCAAACGCTTGTGGTGGTCAGTCCCGATGACAAAGATTGGTTTCGGGAGAAGTTCCGTCCGCATTTGGCATTTATGGATGTGCAGATTGTCGAAGGCGGAGCTGAGCGAGCCGACAGCGTGCAAAATGCACTCGCGCAGGTCAAAGCCGACACCGAGTTTGTCGCCGTTCACGACGCTGCCCGCCCGCTACTCGTGAAAACATGGATCGACGCGATCTTTCAAGCGGCCACCGAAAATGGAGCCGCCATCCCAGCGGTCCGCGTTTCCAGCACCTTGAAACGCGGGGAATCGAACAACAACACGCACACCATTACGGAAACCGTCCCGCGGGAAAACCTCTGGTACGCTCAAACGCCCCAGGTGTTTCGGCGAGAATTGCTACTCGAAGCCTACGCAAAACGGGGCGATTTCGTGCCGACCGATGAAGCGAGTCTCGTTGAACGATTGGGCCATGCGGTCACGCTCGTGGAGGGATCGCCCATGAACCTGAAAATCACCACACAAGAGGATTTCCGAATCGCCGAGGCACTCCTCGATGTCCTCCCGAAGGAAAAAAGCCTGAAGAATCTCCACCCGTTTCAAGATGAGAGACTCGACTTCTTTTCCTAA
- a CDS encoding D-TA family PLP-dependent enzyme, with protein MSQTYQISKTTEIFSPALVVFTEVLDANIAEMVRVAGDVNRLRPHCKTHKMPEVVKRQLDMGITKHKAATFAEAEMLADTGVKDIFLAYNLVGPNIGRAVAFCRKYPDVKFAVTADDTRMLAQLSEAMTAASTEIDVLLDCDSGLHRTGKELVEEAAALYQQIADSPGVNPGGLHFYDGHHHQVDFEERKSAVLADFQTALDFREQLQQRGLDVPKIVAGGTGSFPVYAGVDDQTVELSPGTCVLHDCGYGTIFPDLNFQPAAMMLTRVISRPTPNRLTVDLGNKSIAADPPMGNRVMFPDLPDAEQVLHNEEHLVLETPLASKYQPGDELLGIPRHICPTSALHRQAYVVENGELIGRWDVVARDRQITI; from the coding sequence ATGTCCCAGACCTACCAAATCTCCAAAACTACCGAAATTTTTTCGCCTGCGTTGGTCGTTTTCACCGAAGTGCTGGATGCGAATATCGCCGAGATGGTCCGTGTCGCGGGCGATGTGAACCGACTCCGTCCGCATTGCAAAACGCACAAAATGCCCGAAGTCGTGAAACGACAATTGGACATGGGCATCACCAAGCATAAAGCTGCCACGTTCGCAGAAGCCGAGATGCTCGCCGATACCGGCGTCAAAGACATTTTCCTGGCGTACAACCTCGTCGGGCCGAACATTGGACGTGCCGTTGCATTCTGCCGAAAATATCCGGATGTCAAATTCGCCGTGACCGCAGACGACACCCGAATGCTGGCTCAACTCTCGGAAGCGATGACCGCCGCCAGTACCGAGATTGATGTGCTTCTCGACTGTGATTCCGGCTTACATCGCACGGGAAAAGAGCTCGTCGAAGAAGCCGCTGCGTTGTACCAACAAATCGCGGATTCACCGGGCGTGAATCCAGGTGGTCTGCATTTTTACGATGGACATCATCACCAAGTCGATTTCGAAGAACGGAAATCGGCAGTCCTCGCGGACTTCCAAACGGCTCTGGATTTTCGCGAGCAACTGCAACAACGCGGTCTAGATGTGCCCAAGATTGTCGCGGGCGGAACGGGGTCATTTCCGGTTTACGCCGGCGTCGATGATCAGACGGTGGAACTCTCACCGGGCACCTGCGTGCTGCATGACTGTGGCTATGGCACGATCTTCCCCGACTTGAACTTCCAACCTGCCGCGATGATGCTGACCCGTGTCATCAGCCGACCGACCCCGAATCGGCTGACCGTCGATTTAGGCAACAAGTCCATCGCCGCCGATCCACCGATGGGCAATCGAGTCATGTTCCCCGACTTGCCAGACGCCGAACAGGTGTTGCACAACGAGGAACATCTCGTGCTGGAAACACCGTTGGCGAGCAAGTACCAACCGGGCGATGAACTTCTCGGCATACCGCGACACATCTGCCCCACGTCGGCATTGCACCGGCAAGCCTATGTCGTCGAAAATGGCGAACTGATCGGCCGCTGGGATGTCGTTGCCCGTGATCGGCAAATCACGATCTAG
- a CDS encoding galactose-1-phosphate uridylyltransferase encodes MASEWRCEPISGDMILFAPDRVRRPHAKSDQIDWTLPADDPFAEGQEHQTPGEVFALREPGTAANTPGWLVRVVPNKFPALSPGSATSSPAGVEFASHPASGVHEVIIECPQRESHLTRRPIEQTRNVLLAYRTRMQSLRDEKSVRHAFVFKNHGRFAGASLLHAHSQLMGFPFVPPMVLKGLDYAQQSTGDAFTKLIQKELEDGLRVVRTSPQFVVFCPFASRFPYEMWLLPRRRSSHFEQTNNSDLFELADVLRDVLLRLEAVTGDAAYNFVLHSAPFGEEHPNYRWQIRILPRITGLAGLELGGGTHVNLVLPEDAAAELRSDGATM; translated from the coding sequence ATGGCGTCCGAGTGGCGATGCGAACCCATCAGCGGCGATATGATCTTGTTCGCACCGGATCGAGTTCGTCGTCCGCACGCGAAATCGGACCAGATCGATTGGACACTGCCCGCGGACGATCCATTCGCCGAAGGTCAAGAGCACCAAACGCCCGGCGAAGTTTTCGCCCTTCGTGAACCAGGAACGGCCGCCAATACACCCGGTTGGTTGGTCCGCGTGGTTCCGAACAAGTTTCCCGCGTTGTCTCCAGGGAGCGCGACTTCATCACCGGCAGGCGTCGAGTTCGCGTCCCACCCCGCCAGCGGTGTGCATGAAGTGATCATCGAGTGTCCGCAGCGGGAATCGCACCTCACTCGACGACCGATTGAACAAACACGCAACGTGCTTCTGGCATATCGCACGCGGATGCAGTCGCTTCGTGATGAAAAGAGCGTCCGACACGCATTCGTTTTTAAGAATCACGGTCGATTTGCTGGTGCATCGTTGCTGCATGCACATTCGCAACTCATGGGGTTCCCGTTTGTTCCACCGATGGTTCTGAAAGGACTGGATTACGCCCAGCAATCGACAGGCGACGCATTCACCAAATTGATCCAAAAGGAACTCGAAGACGGCTTACGCGTTGTTCGAACCTCGCCTCAGTTTGTCGTCTTTTGTCCGTTCGCGTCTCGATTTCCTTACGAGATGTGGCTGTTGCCTCGCCGGCGTTCCTCTCACTTTGAACAAACCAACAATTCCGATTTGTTTGAGCTTGCAGATGTGTTGCGGGATGTGTTGCTGCGATTAGAAGCTGTCACCGGCGATGCGGCCTACAACTTTGTGTTGCACTCGGCTCCGTTTGGCGAAGAGCATCCGAACTATCGTTGGCAGATTCGCATTCTGCCGCGAATCACCGGATTGGCGGGGCTCGAACTTGGCGGTGGCACACACGTGAATCTCGTGTTGCCGGAAGACGCCGCTGCGGAACTTCGCTCGGACGGAGCCACTATGTAG
- a CDS encoding small basic protein, translating to MTIDKSLKGSGRLVRSRNVLSRGERIKQLQMEERWSEGQSPFGLPKVRVIKTVVGKKKKKKKKEDDED from the coding sequence ATGACAATTGATAAGAGTCTTAAAGGATCAGGCCGTCTCGTGCGGTCCCGAAATGTCTTGAGCCGTGGTGAACGGATCAAGCAGCTCCAAATGGAAGAACGCTGGAGCGAAGGACAAAGCCCATTTGGCTTGCCGAAAGTCCGCGTGATCAAAACCGTGGTCGGTAAGAAGAAGAAAAAGAAGAAGAAGGAAGACGACGAAGATTAA
- a CDS encoding GH3 auxin-responsive promoter family protein encodes MSWVGKLRHVVGSVPRARVRRQLREFQHATQNCQSVQQTVLHNLLALNADSEFGQRHRLSAIQTPADLQKQFPLTNYDFYRSDIDQVREGKFNALLGSGNPLLMFSLSSGTTSATKYIPITQRFLDDYRRGWQVWGIRMLDNYPQVSQGRILQLSSNDDQFRTPGGTRCGSITGLVASLQKRIVQSMYTVPGVLSKIEDSTTRHYTALRIALADPEVALVMTANPSTLIHLAQRADREAESLIRDISDGTLTVSADVPLVVRSAIRRKIQARNPRRAAELERLKSSRDRLDPQDYWPNLALIAVWTGGSAAAYLPKLREYYGDGPILDPGLSASEGRMTTPLQDNRPDGVLDVTSHFFEFIPEAEYGSPSPSVLLAHELQIGESYYILLTTSSGFYRYDICDVVRCTGYYHTTPTLEFLHKGAHISNLTGEKIAESQAVRAVREAADEAGLVLEQFTLAPAWGDPPGYELLTETELSTTANLADAIDRKLKTLNSEYADKRASGRLQPLRCVALSPGTWQRFAIQRQCGEGGSVEQYKHPFLSPEIGFGERIQKEFGSST; translated from the coding sequence ATGAGCTGGGTTGGCAAACTCCGTCACGTGGTCGGTTCCGTCCCGCGTGCGCGAGTTCGACGACAACTCCGCGAGTTCCAACACGCCACCCAAAATTGCCAATCGGTCCAGCAAACCGTCTTACACAACCTGCTCGCTTTGAATGCCGACTCGGAATTCGGCCAGCGACACCGCTTATCGGCAATTCAAACGCCCGCCGACCTGCAAAAGCAGTTTCCCCTCACCAATTACGATTTCTACCGTTCTGACATTGATCAGGTTCGTGAAGGGAAATTCAACGCGCTCTTGGGGAGCGGCAACCCATTGCTGATGTTCTCTCTTAGCAGCGGGACGACATCGGCGACGAAATACATCCCCATCACTCAACGATTCTTGGATGATTACCGGCGTGGTTGGCAGGTGTGGGGCATCCGAATGCTCGACAACTACCCCCAAGTCTCGCAAGGACGAATCCTTCAGCTCAGCAGTAATGACGATCAGTTTCGCACACCGGGGGGAACTCGTTGCGGCAGCATTACCGGACTTGTGGCGTCGCTGCAGAAGCGAATCGTGCAATCGATGTACACGGTCCCGGGGGTGCTATCGAAGATCGAAGATTCCACCACTCGACACTATACCGCCTTGAGAATTGCGTTGGCCGATCCGGAAGTTGCGTTGGTGATGACGGCCAATCCCAGCACGCTCATTCACCTTGCACAGCGGGCTGATCGGGAAGCGGAATCTCTCATTCGCGACATTTCCGACGGGACGCTAACCGTCTCGGCCGATGTCCCATTGGTGGTGCGTTCCGCCATTCGGCGTAAAATCCAAGCTCGGAATCCACGCAGAGCAGCGGAACTGGAGCGGTTGAAGTCATCTCGAGACCGACTCGATCCGCAAGACTATTGGCCGAATTTAGCGCTCATCGCAGTTTGGACGGGCGGCAGTGCGGCGGCTTATTTGCCGAAACTGCGAGAGTACTACGGAGACGGTCCGATTCTCGACCCCGGACTCTCCGCTAGTGAAGGTCGAATGACGACTCCCCTACAAGACAATCGTCCCGATGGTGTGTTGGACGTCACAAGCCACTTTTTCGAGTTCATTCCGGAGGCGGAATACGGATCACCAAGTCCGTCCGTTTTGTTGGCTCATGAACTGCAAATCGGCGAGTCCTATTACATCCTGCTGACAACTTCTTCGGGGTTTTATCGCTACGACATCTGTGACGTGGTTCGCTGCACCGGCTACTATCACACGACGCCGACACTCGAGTTCCTTCACAAGGGGGCTCATATTTCGAATTTGACGGGCGAAAAGATTGCTGAATCGCAAGCGGTGCGAGCCGTCCGGGAAGCCGCCGATGAAGCAGGGCTCGTGCTCGAACAATTCACGCTTGCCCCGGCTTGGGGTGATCCGCCGGGATATGAATTGCTGACCGAAACGGAACTGTCAACGACCGCGAACTTGGCAGATGCCATCGACCGCAAACTGAAGACGCTGAACAGCGAATACGCCGACAAACGTGCCAGTGGCCGTTTGCAGCCGTTGCGATGCGTGGCCCTGTCGCCGGGCACTTGGCAGCGATTTGCGATCCAACGCCAATGCGGTGAGGGCGGATCGGTCGAGCAATACAAGCATCCCTTTCTCAGCCCAGAAATTGGTTTCGGCGAACGAATTCAAAAGGAATTCGGTTCGTCTACATAG
- a CDS encoding sigma-54 interaction domain-containing protein translates to MSQQIVAVLSRNPQLTSELALKWAGRCLLLIAETPEELREFLTSHRPQTFLLDFSRTQGAGTTESQLLHDLRSREDETRLLVIPPQFCSEPLAQTIKQTNATRLVQPFDEKAIELFTSEPSVKSDAESQPTTAVAPHTVSSDSEKTTGNEIGAETVLTGISRRFETNSPQLKTMLRDLEVAAKHNVTILLIGETGSGKTFLSRLIHEVSPRRNEPFVNVACGALPNELIESELFGHVKGSFTSAHADKEGKFVAAKGGSMLLDEIDVLGLEQQVKLLRVIETGEFEAVGSNITLKSQARLIVASNLNLQPLVEGGKFRPDLYYRLNMLKFEIPPLRARKADIMPLAKKFIQAQQQKHGVEIHRIERGLFDALYEYPWPGNVRELENVIQRAVIYCQDGVLAANHLPDHILSGMAGPTNDPTVKLGPQRMAVEPESLNDQIELTEKEIIEQALFHNSYSRTKTAKELGISRVTLYNKMKKYDMMK, encoded by the coding sequence ATGTCTCAACAAATCGTAGCCGTTTTGTCGCGGAATCCGCAGTTGACTTCGGAATTGGCTCTCAAGTGGGCCGGACGATGTCTTCTTCTGATCGCCGAAACTCCAGAAGAGTTGCGTGAATTCCTGACGAGCCACCGCCCCCAAACGTTCCTACTCGATTTTTCACGCACACAGGGCGCTGGGACGACGGAATCGCAGTTGTTGCATGATCTACGATCGCGGGAAGACGAGACTCGCTTGTTGGTCATTCCGCCACAGTTTTGCAGCGAGCCACTTGCACAAACCATCAAGCAGACGAACGCGACTCGGCTGGTTCAACCGTTCGATGAGAAGGCGATCGAACTTTTCACATCGGAACCGTCCGTCAAATCCGACGCCGAATCACAGCCAACCACTGCGGTTGCCCCTCATACGGTTTCGAGCGATTCCGAGAAAACCACGGGGAACGAGATTGGTGCGGAAACGGTGCTTACGGGCATTTCCCGGCGGTTTGAAACGAATTCGCCACAACTCAAAACGATGCTGCGTGACTTGGAAGTGGCCGCCAAGCACAACGTGACAATTCTGCTCATCGGCGAGACGGGATCGGGGAAAACGTTTCTCTCACGTTTGATTCACGAAGTTTCGCCCAGACGGAACGAACCGTTCGTGAACGTTGCCTGTGGTGCGTTGCCGAATGAGTTGATCGAAAGCGAACTGTTCGGTCACGTGAAGGGTTCGTTTACGAGTGCCCATGCGGACAAGGAAGGGAAGTTTGTGGCGGCCAAGGGCGGTTCGATGTTGCTCGACGAAATCGACGTGCTCGGTTTGGAGCAGCAGGTCAAACTTCTTCGCGTGATCGAGACCGGCGAGTTTGAAGCCGTCGGGTCGAACATCACCCTCAAGTCGCAAGCCCGACTGATTGTGGCGAGCAACCTGAATCTGCAACCGCTGGTCGAAGGAGGCAAGTTTCGGCCGGACTTGTACTATCGACTCAACATGTTGAAGTTCGAAATCCCGCCGCTTCGCGCTCGCAAAGCGGACATCATGCCGCTCGCGAAGAAGTTCATTCAGGCCCAGCAACAGAAGCACGGCGTGGAGATTCACCGCATCGAACGGGGATTATTCGATGCTCTTTACGAGTACCCGTGGCCGGGAAATGTGCGGGAGTTGGAAAACGTGATTCAGCGAGCCGTGATCTATTGCCAAGACGGTGTGCTCGCCGCCAACCATCTCCCGGATCACATTCTCAGCGGAATGGCTGGTCCAACGAACGATCCCACTGTGAAACTTGGTCCGCAACGAATGGCGGTCGAGCCGGAAAGTTTGAACGACCAAATCGAATTAACAGAGAAAGAAATTATCGAGCAGGCCCTGTTCCACAACAGCTACAGTCGCACCAAGACGGCCAAGGAACTCGGTATCAGTCGGGTCACCTTGTACAACAAGATGAAGAAGTACGACATGATGAAATAA
- a CDS encoding glycoside hydrolase family 88 protein, producing the protein MQIRLSLRFVVATLTLVFGLSHVSAFGQWEERPIGRDVQGNVLHAMVPESVEASRAKVLLIGGAKWLASQSSNSFPRSVDVFAIDFPLQGHEFPPKGTAYNKGDIAGLYLWRWIGSEGFDTVFVIGDGGEALKNALESHDVAKVGKVPCRLVATAGEVKTALQTNGVMVGKPDSAAVRIRQRKQRTPIEVATALSRHYGKQLRSIAYIPSLAVIGRQRLGEFTGNAELNKEAEAVIAPWLKRDHQPSGNKVPGGSTVAGYLVFADAYARTKEPRAKEIVLDIASIGLAKKSGQPVGFVPNHSEMSDSVFMDGPILATAGRLSGDTRYFEACLNHTRKMQELCLRDDGLYRHSPLDEAAWGRGNGFPALGLALVLSELPVDWSGRAEILQDFQNHIAALVKHQDATGMWHQVVDRPESYREFTSTCMITFAMLRGMRHGWLDPDKYREPANRGWDAIKSRIGSNGLDLTDVCTGTGKQKNLEAYFHRTAILGRDDRGGAMALMVSTERAFWERQNAR; encoded by the coding sequence ATGCAAATTAGATTGAGTCTTCGTTTCGTCGTCGCCACCCTGACGTTGGTATTCGGCTTGAGCCATGTTTCAGCATTTGGCCAGTGGGAGGAACGACCAATCGGACGTGATGTCCAGGGGAACGTCTTGCATGCGATGGTTCCGGAATCGGTGGAGGCGTCGCGGGCCAAAGTCTTGTTGATCGGCGGTGCGAAGTGGCTGGCAAGTCAATCAAGCAATAGTTTTCCCAGATCTGTGGATGTCTTCGCGATCGATTTCCCGCTTCAGGGGCACGAGTTTCCGCCCAAAGGAACGGCCTACAACAAAGGTGATATCGCGGGATTGTATCTGTGGCGTTGGATTGGCTCGGAGGGGTTCGACACGGTTTTCGTCATCGGTGACGGTGGCGAAGCTCTCAAAAACGCGTTGGAATCTCACGACGTGGCCAAGGTCGGGAAAGTCCCTTGTCGATTGGTCGCGACTGCGGGTGAAGTGAAAACGGCACTCCAGACGAATGGTGTCATGGTTGGAAAGCCGGATTCCGCGGCGGTGCGGATTCGCCAGCGGAAACAACGCACGCCGATCGAAGTTGCCACCGCACTTTCTCGTCACTACGGCAAGCAACTGCGTTCGATCGCCTACATCCCTTCGCTGGCTGTCATTGGGCGTCAGCGATTAGGGGAATTCACCGGAAATGCGGAATTGAACAAAGAAGCTGAAGCGGTGATTGCGCCGTGGTTGAAACGGGATCACCAGCCGTCGGGCAACAAGGTCCCCGGCGGTTCCACGGTTGCGGGTTACCTCGTTTTCGCGGATGCCTACGCCCGGACGAAGGAACCAAGAGCGAAAGAGATCGTATTGGACATCGCATCGATTGGACTGGCGAAGAAATCCGGTCAGCCGGTGGGTTTTGTCCCGAACCATAGTGAAATGAGCGATTCCGTCTTCATGGATGGACCGATTCTCGCCACTGCCGGTCGTTTATCCGGTGATACTCGGTATTTCGAGGCGTGTCTCAATCACACTCGGAAAATGCAAGAACTCTGCCTACGAGATGATGGACTCTATCGCCACTCTCCACTCGATGAAGCTGCCTGGGGGCGTGGCAATGGTTTTCCCGCACTCGGTTTGGCACTGGTGCTCAGTGAGTTGCCTGTCGACTGGTCGGGGCGTGCGGAGATTCTTCAGGACTTTCAGAACCACATCGCTGCACTGGTGAAGCATCAGGACGCCACAGGTATGTGGCATCAAGTGGTCGATCGTCCTGAGAGCTACCGGGAATTCACGAGCACCTGCATGATCACATTCGCGATGTTGCGAGGCATGCGTCACGGTTGGCTTGATCCAGACAAGTATCGAGAACCGGCAAACCGCGGATGGGACGCGATCAAATCACGGATCGGTTCGAACGGTCTCGATCTCACCGACGTCTGCACCGGAACCGGGAAGCAGAAGAACTTGGAAGCGTATTTTCACCGAACCGCGATCCTCGGCCGTGACGATCGCGGAGGTGCGATGGCGTTGATGGTGTCCACCGAACGTGCGTTCTGGGAACGTCAGAACGCACGATGA
- a CDS encoding RAD55 family ATPase: MSKRVTTGLPELDSLLGGGLLPGTLTVVLGATGIGKTQLGVTFANQGLQEDGERGIIFDMTSRGDSQNQTDYAKRLFNWSITSGSTDENIDPESVWDAEQIRRDYLHLFRRSGRRVTFSDLEVDAKREWKTELAKKLNIAIAWFYGNFVHGVRRCVIDGVEPAEKASDSFQFHTFDYVYHQILHKDADWVARDLFRVKYRANAEKVQEHHYRHEDIATLLLYTTHEVMLDDMLARPIESGDVLSNANTIIMMGKTRDGAKMGRALHVAKHRGSACDDRIVPFQITEDGLNLQI; this comes from the coding sequence ATGTCTAAACGTGTTACGACTGGTCTCCCCGAACTTGATTCGCTTCTCGGCGGCGGACTGCTGCCCGGCACACTCACCGTTGTGCTCGGGGCGACTGGCATCGGCAAAACGCAACTGGGCGTGACCTTCGCCAATCAAGGACTGCAAGAAGACGGCGAGCGTGGCATCATCTTCGACATGACCAGTCGAGGGGATTCCCAAAACCAAACCGATTACGCGAAACGTCTGTTCAATTGGTCCATCACCTCCGGATCGACGGATGAAAATATCGATCCCGAATCCGTATGGGATGCAGAACAAATTCGTCGTGATTATCTCCATCTCTTCCGTCGCAGCGGTCGGCGGGTGACATTCAGTGACTTGGAAGTCGATGCCAAACGGGAATGGAAAACCGAACTTGCGAAAAAGCTGAATATCGCCATCGCCTGGTTCTACGGTAACTTCGTTCACGGCGTGCGACGCTGTGTGATTGACGGGGTCGAACCCGCGGAAAAGGCGAGTGACTCTTTTCAGTTTCATACCTTCGACTACGTGTACCACCAAATCTTGCACAAAGACGCCGATTGGGTCGCCAGAGACTTATTTCGTGTGAAATACCGAGCCAATGCTGAGAAGGTTCAGGAGCATCACTACCGACACGAAGACATCGCCACGCTGCTCCTCTACACAACTCACGAAGTTATGTTGGACGACATGCTCGCACGACCGATCGAAAGCGGCGATGTCCTCTCGAACGCCAACACAATTATCATGATGGGCAAAACCCGTGACGGCGCGAAAATGGGCCGAGCATTGCACGTTGCCAAACACCGAGGCAGTGCCTGTGACGACCGCATCGTACCGTTTCAAATCACCGAAGATGGACTGAATTTGCAAATTTGA
- a CDS encoding carboxypeptidase-like regulatory domain-containing protein, whose translation MKTMTQLLGRFAIVVCVFGLAAGCSSAPDDMPDVAEVTGTVTFNGEPLTDARITFQPESGRPSSATTGSNGEYTLMYNENTPGAKIGKHKVSISKANDTKDAAGEIIKSEEIVPAKYNLETTLEETVEDQANEINFQLES comes from the coding sequence ATGAAAACCATGACCCAGCTGCTCGGTCGTTTCGCGATTGTCGTTTGCGTTTTCGGATTGGCTGCCGGGTGCTCTAGTGCCCCTGATGACATGCCCGATGTCGCGGAGGTGACCGGTACAGTGACATTCAATGGCGAACCATTGACCGACGCCAGAATCACGTTTCAACCGGAGTCTGGTCGACCTTCCTCCGCAACGACTGGTTCCAATGGCGAGTACACATTGATGTACAACGAGAACACTCCGGGAGCAAAAATCGGTAAGCACAAAGTTTCGATTAGTAAAGCCAACGACACCAAAGACGCGGCCGGCGAAATCATCAAATCTGAGGAGATTGTCCCGGCGAAATACAATCTCGAAACAACCCTCGAAGAAACTGTTGAAGACCAAGCCAACGAGATCAATTTCCAACTGGAGTCATAA
- a CDS encoding DUF1559 domain-containing protein, which translates to MVRHNKPRGFTLIELLVVIAIIAILIALLLPAVQQAREAARRTQCKSNLKQIGIAIHNYHDTHGSFPPGCISTTNSADPPTGPQQWGWAVFIMPMIEQNNLYELLDPANRTLADTLADTDSSDGTPDRSIVQQRIEVYRCPSDRTKDTVKGTPQTVDFQGSGSGAAMPGTGFFGGTSNYVGAGAFAALDIIEYPTGPLYRNSATAFADMIDGSSNTFLVGERDFDCSAGVWAGVRNDGGPGPRGINYVTGRVSIPLNLKTQKTGNNGCVEGFSSSHPGGAHFLFGDGTVQFISENINFSNSNANVGDSTGLAGNFNQANLGVYQRLGLMDDEQPVGEY; encoded by the coding sequence ATGGTTAGACACAACAAGCCACGTGGCTTCACGTTGATCGAATTGCTAGTGGTCATTGCCATTATCGCGATTCTGATCGCGTTGCTGCTACCCGCCGTCCAACAAGCGCGAGAAGCGGCTCGACGGACACAATGTAAGAGCAATCTCAAGCAAATTGGGATTGCGATTCACAATTACCATGACACTCACGGTTCATTCCCGCCCGGATGTATCAGCACCACGAACTCCGCCGATCCGCCGACCGGGCCGCAACAGTGGGGATGGGCAGTTTTCATCATGCCCATGATCGAACAAAACAATCTCTATGAACTGCTGGACCCTGCCAATCGCACCTTGGCTGACACATTAGCCGATACCGATTCAAGCGATGGTACCCCGGATCGCTCGATCGTTCAGCAGCGAATTGAAGTCTATCGTTGTCCGTCGGACCGCACGAAAGACACAGTGAAAGGCACTCCGCAGACCGTCGATTTCCAGGGAAGCGGTTCCGGTGCCGCGATGCCAGGAACCGGCTTCTTTGGTGGCACATCCAACTATGTGGGTGCGGGTGCATTTGCGGCGTTGGATATTATCGAATACCCGACAGGTCCGCTCTACCGAAATAGTGCGACCGCCTTCGCTGACATGATCGACGGTTCAAGTAACACGTTCTTGGTCGGTGAGAGAGACTTCGATTGTTCCGCCGGAGTGTGGGCTGGCGTTCGGAATGATGGTGGCCCTGGTCCCCGTGGGATCAACTATGTGACGGGACGCGTGAGTATCCCGTTGAACCTGAAGACACAAAAGACTGGCAACAACGGATGTGTGGAGGGCTTCAGTAGTTCGCACCCTGGCGGTGCCCACTTCTTGTTCGGTGATGGCACTGTGCAATTCATCAGCGAAAACATCAATTTCAGCAACAGTAACGCCAATGTCGGTGACAGCACCGGACTCGCCGGCAATTTCAATCAAGCCAATCTCGGCGTGTATCAGCGTCTCGGCTTGATGGATGATGAGCAACCAGTAGGCGAGTACTAA